The proteins below are encoded in one region of Pseudonocardia sp. DSM 110487:
- a CDS encoding Zn-ribbon domain-containing OB-fold protein produces MTNTSIRLVDDSLFTDTPQGVALLGSRCMDCSAYTFPRQGGCPRCTGSAMEDVPLSRTGTLWSWTVQGFRPKAPYSGSERYEPYGVGYVELPGQLIVEARLTETDPERLAIGMPMVLELVPFCDDPDGVPAYTFAFVAGDSDV; encoded by the coding sequence ATGACCAATACTTCGATCAGGCTCGTGGACGACTCCCTGTTCACCGACACCCCGCAGGGAGTGGCGTTGCTGGGCAGCCGCTGCATGGACTGCTCGGCGTACACGTTCCCGCGCCAGGGCGGGTGCCCGCGGTGTACGGGGTCGGCGATGGAGGACGTACCGCTGTCGCGGACGGGGACGCTCTGGTCGTGGACGGTGCAGGGGTTCCGGCCCAAGGCGCCGTACTCCGGCTCCGAGCGGTACGAGCCCTACGGCGTCGGCTACGTCGAGCTGCCGGGGCAGCTCATCGTGGAGGCACGGCTCACCGAGACCGACCCCGAGCGGCTCGCGATCGGGATGCCGATGGTGCTGGAGCTGGTGCCGTTCTGCGACGACCCGGACGGGGTCCCGGCATACACGTTCGCGTTCGTGGCGGGAGATTCCGATGTCTGA
- a CDS encoding SDR family NAD(P)-dependent oxidoreductase has product MSVAEAVAAARAVEQPLAGRTALVTGGSRGLGREIAIAFAAAGADVAVVSRKKEACEALAEELAAATGRRVSAHGAHVGDWDRLTTLLDEVAEALAPVDVLVNNAGIAPLYPSLDEVSEELFDKVIAVNLKGPFRLMAAAGKRMAANGGGVMLNISSIASGRPTASDLPYAAAKAALNTLTAGFAQEYGPSVRVNTILAGPFFTDISRAWDMAAFEEMAADWPARRGGDPAEIVGAALYLCGPAASYTTGALLAVDGGRLAAP; this is encoded by the coding sequence ATGAGTGTCGCCGAGGCCGTCGCGGCGGCCCGCGCCGTCGAACAGCCCCTCGCCGGGCGCACCGCGCTGGTCACCGGCGGCTCCCGCGGGCTGGGCCGCGAGATCGCGATCGCGTTCGCCGCCGCGGGCGCGGACGTCGCCGTCGTGTCCCGGAAGAAAGAGGCGTGCGAGGCGCTCGCCGAGGAGCTGGCCGCGGCCACCGGGCGCCGGGTCAGCGCGCATGGCGCGCACGTCGGGGACTGGGACCGGCTCACCACTCTGCTCGACGAGGTGGCCGAGGCCCTCGCGCCGGTCGACGTGCTCGTCAACAACGCCGGGATCGCGCCGCTCTACCCGAGCCTCGACGAGGTGTCGGAGGAGCTGTTCGACAAGGTGATCGCGGTCAACCTGAAGGGCCCGTTCCGGTTGATGGCCGCCGCGGGGAAGCGGATGGCCGCGAATGGCGGCGGGGTGATGCTCAACATCTCCTCGATCGCCTCGGGCCGGCCGACCGCGTCCGACCTGCCGTATGCGGCAGCGAAGGCTGCGCTCAACACGCTGACCGCCGGGTTCGCCCAGGAGTACGGGCCGAGCGTGCGGGTGAACACGATCCTGGCCGGGCCGTTCTTCACCGACATCAGCCGCGCCTGGGACATGGCCGCGTTCGAGGAGATGGCCGCGGACTGGCCTGCGCGCCGCGGCGGCGACCCCGCGGAGATCGTCGGGGCCGCCCTGTACCTGTGCGGCCCGGCCGCGAGCTACACGACCGGCGCCCTGCTCGCCGTCGACGGAGGAAGGTTGGCCGCGCCATGA